One window of the Archangium primigenium genome contains the following:
- a CDS encoding prolipoprotein diacylglyceryl transferase, whose translation MIPYLHVPPLKLGPFTIEPFGIFVALGIFLAARLLATQAERRHLDSNALQDYAPWGVGTGIVAGHLLHLFAYHPEELSKSPFQILKVWDGLSSFGGLLGGILAAVVFFRVKKLRFRDYADAFALAVAPGWAVARLGCFAVHDHPGVRTDFFLAVDFPGGARHDLGLYDALFLFALTALLWGLRNVEGMRGKLLPLLSLFYACGRFFFDSLRATDLSYVDARYLGLTPAQYGCIGLVLFGLYGLATWKSHVPGPRATGPSGNIQPQAR comes from the coding sequence TTGATTCCCTACCTGCACGTTCCTCCCCTCAAGCTCGGCCCCTTCACCATCGAGCCGTTCGGCATCTTCGTGGCGCTCGGCATCTTCCTGGCGGCGCGGCTGCTCGCCACCCAGGCCGAGCGGCGGCACCTGGACTCTAACGCCCTGCAGGATTACGCGCCGTGGGGCGTGGGCACGGGCATCGTGGCGGGCCACCTGCTGCACCTCTTCGCCTACCACCCGGAGGAGTTGTCCAAGAGCCCCTTCCAGATCCTGAAGGTGTGGGACGGGCTGTCCTCCTTCGGGGGCCTGCTGGGCGGCATCCTCGCCGCGGTGGTCTTCTTCCGGGTGAAGAAGCTGCGCTTCCGCGACTACGCGGATGCCTTCGCCCTGGCCGTGGCGCCGGGCTGGGCGGTGGCCCGGCTCGGATGCTTCGCGGTGCATGACCACCCCGGGGTGCGCACCGATTTCTTCCTCGCCGTGGACTTTCCCGGCGGGGCGCGGCACGACCTGGGCCTGTATGACGCGCTGTTCCTCTTCGCCCTGACGGCCCTCTTGTGGGGCTTGCGCAACGTCGAGGGCATGCGCGGCAAGCTGCTGCCCCTGCTGTCGCTGTTCTACGCCTGCGGCCGGTTCTTCTTCGACTCGCTGCGCGCCACGGACCTGTCCTACGTGGACGCGCGCTACCTCGGCCTCACCCCGGCCCAGTACGGCTGCATCGGGCTGGTGCTGTTCGGCCTCTACGGGCTGGCCACCTGGAAGTCCCATGTCCCGGGACCCCGGGCCACGGGCCCGTCCGGCAACATCCAGCCCCAGGCGCGCTAG
- a CDS encoding rhodanese-like domain-containing protein has protein sequence MTPKELSEKAHQLVGEGWVLLDVRTPEEFQQGHPAPARNIPVQELPQRLAEVGPPGTRVVVYCAAGGRSAVATQLLRAHGFPEPFDLKSVNYW, from the coding sequence ATGACGCCGAAAGAGCTGTCCGAGAAGGCCCACCAGCTGGTGGGCGAGGGGTGGGTGTTGCTGGACGTGCGCACGCCCGAGGAGTTCCAGCAGGGGCACCCGGCCCCCGCGCGCAACATCCCGGTGCAGGAGCTGCCCCAGCGGCTCGCCGAGGTGGGGCCGCCGGGCACGCGCGTGGTGGTGTACTGCGCGGCCGGGGGCCGCAGCGCCGTGGCGACGCAACTCCTGCGCGCCCACGGCTTCCCCGAGCCCTTCGACCTCAAGTCGGTCAACTACTGGTAG
- a CDS encoding GreA/GreB family elongation factor, which produces MPPLDKNALLTQLVDRLHQSDRLAHRAEADAREAARSLATESEKKEDGRAAIEYGSLATGQAQRARRVHEELQALADLQRTGLPRQDPRGPVAMGAIIDMSTEDEEGFAERTFFLLPVGAGTELTGPGGDGFLSVITPSSPVGRALMGRRTGDTIEVKLAGDVREWTVLEIA; this is translated from the coding sequence ATGCCACCGCTGGACAAGAACGCCCTGCTCACCCAACTCGTCGATCGGCTCCACCAGAGCGACCGGCTCGCCCACCGGGCCGAGGCCGACGCGCGCGAGGCGGCCCGCTCGCTCGCCACCGAGTCCGAGAAGAAGGAAGACGGCCGCGCCGCCATCGAGTACGGCAGCCTCGCCACGGGCCAGGCCCAGCGCGCCCGCCGCGTGCACGAGGAGCTGCAGGCCTTGGCCGACCTGCAGCGCACGGGCCTGCCGCGCCAGGACCCCCGGGGGCCCGTGGCCATGGGCGCCATCATCGACATGTCCACCGAGGACGAGGAGGGCTTCGCCGAGCGCACCTTCTTCCTCCTGCCCGTGGGGGCCGGCACGGAGCTCACGGGGCCGGGGGGCGATGGCTTCCTGTCCGTCATCACCCCCTCCTCGCCCGTGGGCCGCGCGCTCATGGGACGTCGCACGGGTGACACCATCGAGGTGAAGCTCGCCGGGGACGTGCGGGAGTGGACGGTGCTGGAGATCGCCTGA
- a CDS encoding sensor histidine kinase gives MRSSTEPVPATGPARTPSLPITWPAALFGLMFGVAMTYAPYEFHAAQFRPLYPYVRFMGMAYLVSSIVLMATMLYPPAPRWLDVLGRLGFGAVTALYWWVLNVRTAALTGAILYPLLLTGLALEASPRWRKREVLRGVVALLALAFGVIMLVAHQRFPSVFYAALTPLLVPMGLVFLGCGVGLLAPPIRRRHPGWSRVFFSLLAVDFSLLAWGLGRIGSGPAALIYVILTLACIAAATGFRPRAPRTVGFKLLRGLAFAGVIPLLALGGFAAWLAQGAIERQVRDDTIRAAVGEADFLVRYLDDSRESLQLLLESPGFRSAFASRDRQELELYLRNLPAQARAFDAAIALDKDGQGMAASYGKEELGSFAHRDFYAGVLSTNAPYVSRPYISQLGLPHVAVALPFKREGKMEGLLVGLLSLERLSAAVTPAAQRFRVQVLDRRGLLLLRDTLAGAPLLSVAQLPDALRLHLASSDEGVVETFGPDNQRLLLAADAPVPGTEWSVVVAQDMGVAYRAITRTSAAFVIMLGLGVLLMLGLSQFVARDIIRRLDTLRGATAAIGRGELSQRVPVGEDDELAELCRGFNEMAQRTELAQGELREAIRLREEFLSVASHELRTPLTPLKGFAALTLSRVEKGGDFPERERTLKALRSMARQTDRLTRLVDDLLDTSRIQAGRFELECARVDLVPLVREVIERFELRGTEGLRFLFEEPEAPVEGVWDGPRLEQVVTNLLSNAVRYSPHGGTVRAAFHFAPEWVELRVRDEGIGIPPESLALLFQPFARASNATARHYGGLGLGLFICREIVQRHGGTIWAESPGAQQGSCFHVRLPRQVPALLPHAPPTPTPAAAAS, from the coding sequence ATGCGCTCGTCCACCGAGCCGGTCCCGGCCACCGGGCCCGCGCGCACGCCCTCGCTGCCCATCACCTGGCCCGCCGCCCTCTTCGGGCTCATGTTCGGCGTGGCGATGACGTACGCGCCCTACGAGTTCCACGCCGCCCAGTTCCGGCCGCTCTACCCGTACGTGCGCTTCATGGGCATGGCGTACCTGGTCAGCAGCATCGTGCTGATGGCCACCATGCTCTACCCGCCCGCGCCCCGGTGGCTGGACGTGCTCGGGCGCCTGGGCTTCGGGGCCGTGACGGCGCTGTACTGGTGGGTGCTCAACGTGCGCACCGCCGCGCTCACCGGCGCCATCCTCTATCCGCTGCTGCTCACGGGCCTCGCCCTGGAGGCGAGCCCCCGCTGGCGCAAGCGCGAGGTGCTGCGCGGCGTGGTGGCGCTGCTGGCGCTCGCCTTCGGCGTCATCATGCTGGTGGCCCACCAGCGCTTTCCCTCCGTCTTCTACGCGGCGCTCACGCCCCTGCTCGTGCCCATGGGGCTCGTGTTCCTGGGCTGTGGGGTGGGCCTGCTCGCGCCCCCCATCCGCCGGCGCCACCCGGGCTGGTCGCGCGTCTTCTTCTCGCTCCTGGCGGTGGACTTCTCGCTGCTCGCCTGGGGGCTGGGCCGCATCGGCTCGGGGCCCGCGGCGCTCATCTACGTCATCCTCACGCTCGCCTGCATCGCCGCCGCCACGGGCTTCCGCCCCCGGGCGCCGCGCACCGTGGGCTTCAAGCTCCTGCGGGGCCTGGCCTTCGCGGGCGTCATCCCGCTCTTGGCGCTCGGCGGCTTCGCGGCGTGGCTCGCCCAGGGCGCCATCGAGCGGCAGGTGCGCGACGACACCATCCGCGCCGCCGTGGGCGAGGCGGACTTCCTCGTGCGCTACCTCGACGACTCGCGCGAGTCCCTGCAGCTCCTGCTCGAGTCGCCCGGCTTCCGCTCCGCCTTCGCCTCGCGCGACCGCCAGGAGCTGGAGCTCTACCTGCGCAACCTCCCCGCCCAGGCGCGCGCCTTCGACGCCGCCATCGCCCTGGACAAGGACGGCCAGGGCATGGCGGCCAGCTACGGCAAGGAGGAGCTGGGCTCGTTCGCCCACCGCGACTTCTACGCCGGCGTGCTGAGCACCAACGCGCCCTACGTCTCGCGCCCCTACATCAGCCAGCTCGGCCTGCCCCACGTGGCCGTGGCCCTGCCCTTCAAGCGCGAGGGCAAGATGGAGGGCCTGCTCGTGGGCCTCCTGTCGCTCGAGCGGCTGAGCGCCGCGGTGACGCCCGCGGCCCAGCGCTTCCGCGTGCAGGTGCTGGACCGGCGGGGGCTCCTGCTCCTGCGCGACACACTCGCGGGCGCGCCCCTGCTCAGCGTGGCCCAGCTGCCCGACGCCTTGCGCCTGCACCTGGCCAGCAGCGACGAGGGCGTGGTGGAGACGTTCGGTCCGGACAACCAGCGGCTCCTGCTCGCCGCGGACGCGCCCGTGCCCGGCACCGAGTGGAGCGTGGTGGTGGCCCAGGACATGGGCGTGGCCTACCGCGCCATCACCCGCACGAGCGCCGCCTTCGTCATCATGCTGGGCCTGGGCGTGCTGCTCATGCTGGGCCTGTCCCAGTTCGTGGCGCGCGACATCATCCGCCGCCTGGACACGCTGCGCGGGGCCACCGCCGCCATCGGCCGGGGCGAGCTGAGCCAGCGCGTGCCGGTGGGCGAGGACGACGAGCTGGCGGAGCTGTGCCGCGGCTTCAACGAGATGGCCCAGCGCACGGAGCTGGCCCAGGGCGAGCTGCGCGAGGCCATCCGCCTGCGCGAGGAGTTCCTCTCCGTGGCGAGCCACGAGTTGCGCACGCCCCTCACGCCCCTCAAGGGCTTCGCCGCGCTCACGCTCAGCCGCGTGGAGAAGGGCGGCGACTTCCCCGAGCGCGAGCGCACCCTCAAGGCCCTGCGCTCCATGGCCCGGCAGACCGACCGGCTCACGCGCCTGGTGGACGACCTGCTGGACACCTCGCGCATCCAGGCGGGCCGCTTCGAGCTGGAGTGCGCCCGGGTGGACCTGGTGCCGCTGGTGCGCGAGGTCATCGAGCGCTTCGAGTTGCGCGGCACCGAGGGCCTGCGCTTCCTCTTCGAGGAGCCCGAAGCGCCCGTGGAGGGCGTGTGGGACGGGCCCCGGCTGGAGCAGGTGGTGACCAACCTCCTGTCCAACGCCGTGCGCTACTCGCCCCACGGCGGCACCGTGCGCGCCGCCTTCCACTTCGCGCCCGAGTGGGTGGAGCTGCGCGTGCGCGACGAGGGCATCGGCATTCCCCCCGAGAGCCTCGCCCTGCTCTTCCAGCCCTTCGCGCGCGCCTCCAACGCCACCGCGCGCCACTACGGCGGCCTGGGCCTCGGCCTGTTCATCTGCCGGGAGATCGTCCAGCGCCACGGCGGCACCATCTGGGCCGAGAGCCCCGGCGCCCAACAGGGCAGCTGCTTCCATGTCCGCCTGCCCCGTCAGGTCCCCGCCCTCCTTCCCCACGCGCCCCCGACCCCGACCCCGGCCGCCGCCGCCAGCTGA
- a CDS encoding PAS domain S-box protein → MHVKPQPTASPSAHAQRTASPSADYPGEAVFQLDAQGRLTHLTPSWSELTGFPLDESLGQPGWHYVHPEDRALYETLGRRLASDARDVRQRELRYLTREGGYRWGEVFLRPVHAPDGTYVGLLGTLHDVTERHEAQVALARRERYLSALVDIQQRLLGVGSSPNLFERLMQPLGEASGASRVYAFEVHRSVEGDVLVSQRAEWCAPSITPQLDNADLQGLPFENQLPRWYELMSRGQAISGLVKDFPPDERALLEPQDIRSLLALPLWVHGTLAGFIGFDNCVDERPWDKLEVDLLQAATGAISLSMEHRQAERALREREQRFRRIAENASDVLYRYQLAGTRSFAFVSGVVTKNLGFTPEEHYRDSLLWHRRVHPDDLEVLEQFLSEPQRVADTPQVVRFTKPDGRTVWLQHVVTPVLDPGGMCVAVEGIARDISERRQFEEALKLSEASFRILLEGVPEPAAIQRDGRIIYANSALSTSLGFEKAADLMGRTLQEFLLDEPPPPPDAVPLVTGERRLRRCDGKVRVAEFASLPLLFDGKPAVVSIARDVTDQRQLQSRLSLADRMASMGTLAAGIAHEINNPLAFVISNLGFLSDELRRMPSIMPPGGLAARPEANEWRGVLTEAREGAERVRQIVRQLKAFSRPDEERVDAVDLHAVLDSAVMLAANEIKHRAKLWREYGPVPRVMGNEGRLCQVFLNLVVNAAQAIPEGAADKNEIRLLTRRGRDGRVVVEVQDTGSGIPADVLGRIFDPFFTTKPVGVGTGLGLAICHGIITSLGGDISVESEPGRGTLMRVVLPASEEGVREEKAAPAPTPVPTQRGRVLIVDDEPAVGRALRRILREHDVELATSGRQALERLRTDSRFHVVLCDVMMPDLGGKDLYEAVQQDGSGLERRFVFVSGGAFTPGARDFLARVPNPTLEKPFDEAAVKRVVRELVMSSVG, encoded by the coding sequence ATGCACGTGAAGCCCCAACCGACCGCATCTCCCTCGGCGCATGCCCAGCGCACGGCCTCCCCGTCCGCCGACTACCCGGGTGAGGCCGTCTTCCAGCTCGATGCGCAGGGGCGGCTGACCCACCTGACGCCCTCGTGGTCGGAGCTGACCGGCTTCCCCCTCGACGAGAGCCTCGGCCAGCCCGGCTGGCACTACGTGCACCCCGAGGATCGCGCGCTCTACGAGACCCTGGGCCGCCGGCTCGCCAGCGATGCCCGCGACGTGCGCCAGCGCGAGCTGCGCTACCTCACCCGCGAGGGCGGCTACCGCTGGGGCGAGGTCTTCCTGCGCCCCGTGCATGCCCCGGACGGCACCTACGTGGGCCTGCTCGGCACCCTGCACGACGTCACCGAGCGGCACGAGGCCCAGGTGGCGCTGGCGCGGCGCGAGCGCTACCTCTCGGCGCTGGTGGACATCCAGCAGCGGCTGCTCGGGGTGGGCTCGTCCCCCAACCTCTTCGAGCGGCTGATGCAGCCGCTCGGCGAGGCCTCGGGCGCCAGCCGCGTCTACGCCTTCGAGGTGCACCGCAGCGTGGAGGGCGACGTGCTGGTGAGCCAGCGCGCCGAGTGGTGCGCGCCGTCCATCACGCCGCAGCTGGACAACGCGGACCTGCAGGGCCTGCCCTTCGAGAACCAGCTGCCGCGCTGGTACGAGCTCATGTCGCGCGGCCAGGCCATCTCCGGCCTCGTCAAGGACTTCCCCCCGGACGAGCGCGCCCTGCTCGAGCCCCAGGACATCCGCTCGCTCTTGGCGCTGCCCCTGTGGGTGCACGGCACGCTCGCGGGCTTCATCGGCTTCGACAACTGCGTGGACGAGCGGCCCTGGGACAAGCTGGAGGTGGATCTGCTCCAGGCGGCCACCGGCGCCATCTCCCTGTCCATGGAGCACCGCCAGGCCGAGCGCGCCCTGCGCGAGCGCGAGCAGCGCTTCCGACGCATCGCGGAGAACGCCTCGGACGTGCTCTACCGCTACCAGCTCGCGGGCACGCGCTCGTTCGCGTTCGTGAGCGGCGTGGTGACCAAGAACCTGGGCTTCACTCCCGAGGAGCACTACCGCGACAGCCTCTTGTGGCACCGGCGCGTGCACCCGGATGACCTGGAGGTGCTCGAGCAGTTCCTCTCCGAGCCCCAGCGCGTGGCGGACACGCCCCAGGTGGTGCGCTTCACCAAGCCGGACGGCCGGACGGTGTGGCTGCAGCATGTGGTGACGCCGGTGCTCGACCCGGGCGGCATGTGCGTGGCCGTGGAGGGCATCGCCCGCGACATCAGCGAGCGCCGCCAGTTCGAGGAGGCGCTCAAGCTGTCCGAGGCGAGCTTCCGCATCCTGCTGGAGGGCGTGCCCGAGCCCGCCGCCATCCAGCGCGACGGCCGCATCATCTACGCCAACAGCGCCCTGAGCACCTCGCTCGGCTTCGAGAAGGCCGCGGACCTCATGGGCCGCACGCTCCAAGAGTTCCTGCTCGACGAGCCGCCCCCCCCCCCGGACGCCGTGCCGCTGGTCACCGGGGAGCGGCGGCTGCGCCGGTGCGACGGCAAGGTGCGCGTGGCGGAGTTCGCCTCGCTGCCCTTGCTCTTCGACGGCAAGCCCGCCGTGGTATCCATCGCCCGGGACGTCACCGATCAGCGCCAATTGCAGTCGCGCCTGAGCCTGGCGGACCGCATGGCCTCCATGGGCACGCTCGCCGCGGGCATCGCGCACGAGATCAACAACCCGCTCGCCTTCGTCATCTCCAACCTGGGCTTCCTCTCGGACGAATTGCGGCGCATGCCCTCCATCATGCCGCCCGGCGGCCTGGCCGCCCGCCCCGAGGCCAATGAGTGGCGCGGGGTGCTCACCGAGGCGCGCGAGGGCGCCGAGCGCGTGCGGCAGATCGTCCGCCAGCTCAAGGCCTTCTCCCGCCCGGACGAGGAGCGGGTGGACGCGGTGGACCTGCACGCCGTGCTGGACTCGGCGGTGATGCTGGCGGCGAACGAAATCAAGCACCGCGCGAAGCTCTGGCGCGAGTACGGACCGGTGCCGCGGGTCATGGGCAACGAGGGTCGGCTGTGCCAGGTGTTCCTCAACCTGGTGGTGAACGCCGCCCAGGCCATTCCCGAGGGCGCCGCGGACAAGAACGAGATCCGCCTGCTCACGCGCCGGGGCCGCGACGGGCGCGTGGTGGTGGAGGTGCAGGACACGGGCAGCGGCATTCCCGCGGACGTGCTCGGGCGCATCTTCGACCCCTTCTTCACCACCAAGCCGGTGGGTGTGGGCACGGGCCTGGGGCTCGCCATCTGCCACGGCATCATCACCAGCCTGGGCGGGGACATCTCCGTGGAGAGCGAGCCGGGACGCGGCACGCTCATGCGCGTGGTGCTGCCGGCCAGCGAGGAAGGCGTGCGCGAGGAGAAGGCCGCGCCCGCGCCCACCCCCGTGCCCACCCAGCGCGGCCGGGTGCTCATCGTGGACGACGAGCCCGCGGTGGGCCGGGCCCTGCGGCGCATCCTGCGCGAGCACGACGTGGAGCTGGCCACGAGCGGCCGCCAGGCCCTGGAGCGCCTGCGCACCGACAGCCGCTTCCACGTGGTGCTCTGCGACGTGATGATGCCGGACCTGGGCGGCAAGGACCTGTACGAGGCCGTGCAGCAGGACGGCTCGGGGCTCGAGCGCCGCTTCGTCTTCGTCTCCGGCGGCGCCTTCACCCCCGGCGCCCGCGACTTCCTGGCCCGGGTGCCCAACCCCACCCTGGAGAAGCCCTTCGACGAGGCGGCCGTCAAGCGCGTGGTGCGCGAGCTGGTGATGAGCTCCGTCGGCTGA
- a CDS encoding vWA domain-containing protein: MNRTHVLLAAAALLALGAAVAGLPAPHAPHDPFFPKAPPAPQAAPAPGPASPRFQRQEGALGFEGQLSSAVLATGTGREAYALLTVRAERPAQERRVPVSLALVIDRSGSMRGQKLSDARRAARMLVGRLGPQDRLAIVHYGTDVVTFPSEPVTEEARARMLAFVAGIEDEGQTNLSGGLEEGARALRPHLADFRANRLILLSDGVPTVGTTHPGALAELAVAYRREGMAVSGLGVGEDFNERLMRALAEQGGGFYGYLQDSERLTEILQREVDQAATTLASGVELRLTLPEGVTDAQPLGVASRLEEGARVIPLYDLAGGQQAQVLVKLTLALDATSKDRPMLHARLRYQDVEHERPVALALDLEARAEPGAPDGRDSMDPEVALAVTRALGAQQLQAAAEAMKQGDRGRALGLLDGARNLFGASASALSGEVAEVERTQAAYLNAHDETSVKREALKLHNTSLRSFGQSNSY, from the coding sequence ATGAACCGCACCCACGTGCTGCTCGCCGCCGCCGCCCTGCTCGCGCTCGGCGCCGCGGTGGCGGGCCTGCCCGCGCCCCACGCGCCCCACGACCCCTTCTTCCCGAAGGCGCCGCCCGCGCCCCAGGCGGCCCCGGCGCCCGGCCCCGCCTCGCCTCGCTTCCAGCGGCAGGAGGGCGCGCTCGGCTTCGAGGGCCAGCTGTCCTCGGCGGTGCTCGCGACGGGCACCGGGCGCGAGGCCTACGCCCTGCTCACGGTGCGCGCCGAGCGCCCCGCCCAGGAGCGGCGCGTGCCGGTGAGCCTGGCGCTCGTCATCGACCGCTCCGGCTCCATGCGCGGCCAGAAGCTCTCGGATGCCCGACGCGCCGCGCGCATGCTGGTGGGACGGCTGGGGCCCCAGGATCGGCTGGCCATCGTGCACTACGGCACCGACGTGGTGACCTTTCCGAGCGAGCCCGTCACCGAGGAGGCCCGCGCGCGGATGCTCGCCTTCGTGGCGGGCATCGAGGACGAGGGCCAGACGAACCTCAGCGGCGGCCTGGAGGAAGGGGCGCGCGCCCTCAGGCCCCACCTGGCGGACTTCCGCGCCAACCGCCTCATCCTCCTGAGTGACGGCGTGCCCACCGTGGGCACCACCCACCCGGGAGCGCTGGCGGAGCTGGCGGTGGCCTACCGGCGCGAGGGCATGGCGGTGAGCGGCCTGGGCGTGGGCGAGGACTTCAACGAGCGGCTGATGCGCGCCCTGGCCGAGCAGGGCGGCGGCTTCTACGGCTACCTCCAGGACTCCGAGCGCCTGACGGAGATCCTCCAGCGCGAGGTGGACCAGGCCGCCACCACGCTGGCCAGCGGCGTGGAGCTGCGGCTCACCCTGCCCGAGGGCGTCACGGACGCCCAGCCCCTGGGCGTGGCCTCGCGGCTGGAGGAGGGCGCGCGGGTGATTCCCCTCTACGACCTGGCCGGGGGCCAACAGGCCCAGGTCCTCGTGAAGCTGACGCTCGCGCTGGACGCCACCTCCAAGGACCGGCCCATGCTGCACGCGCGCCTGCGCTACCAGGACGTGGAGCACGAGCGGCCCGTGGCGCTCGCGCTGGACCTGGAGGCCCGGGCCGAGCCCGGCGCCCCGGACGGACGCGACAGCATGGACCCGGAGGTGGCGCTCGCGGTGACCCGGGCGCTCGGCGCGCAGCAGCTCCAGGCGGCCGCCGAGGCGATGAAGCAGGGGGACCGCGGAAGGGCCCTGGGCCTGCTGGACGGGGCGCGCAACCTCTTTGGCGCCTCGGCCTCGGCGCTCTCGGGCGAGGTGGCGGAGGTGGAACGCACCCAGGCCGCCTATCTCAACGCCCACGATGAAACTTCCGTGAAGCGTGAAGCGTTGAAGCTCCACAACACGTCACTGCGCTCCTTCGGCCAGTCCAACTCCTATTAG
- a CDS encoding lamin tail domain-containing protein has protein sequence MSSPASTPTRAGRWAALLTLALTACGAPSPEDGAAEDVVSTQQSELATTRVRLMAANISSGNNQSYDPGHGTRIFQGTKPDVVMIQEFNYGSNSAADIRTFVNTAFGSNFYYYRETGAQIPNGVISRYPILEAGEWTDSQVSNRDFAWARIDIPGPKDLWVVSVHLLTSGSGVRNTEANQLVNYIKGKVPAGDYLSIGGDFNSDSRSEALFSTFSSLVSTASPYPADKNGNTNTNASRGKPYDHVLVSSNLRAYQTATVIGGSSFAGGLVVDTRVYSPLSEISPAQSGDSGSTNMQHMAIIKDFLVPSDTVSAAVTVTSPNGGESWTVGSAQAITWTASGVTNVKLEYTLNGSTWTTLTSSTAASTGRYAWTVPSTATTTARVRVSDAANSATTDTSDGAFALTTSSGGGTGSARLILNEVLANEAGSDVNGEFIEIVNTGGSAADLSGYTLSDATSVRHTFASGTSLAAGKAIVVFGGASGIGSTPNAVAATTGQLNLSNSGDTVTLKSAAGATVDTVTYSSSLAGTDGVSFNRGPDITGTGYVLHTSLSSAASSAGTKADGSAF, from the coding sequence ATGTCTTCCCCCGCTTCGACTCCCACCCGCGCCGGCCGTTGGGCCGCCCTGCTCACCCTCGCCCTGACGGCGTGCGGTGCCCCGTCCCCGGAGGACGGCGCGGCGGAGGACGTCGTGAGCACCCAGCAGTCGGAGCTGGCCACCACCCGGGTGCGGCTCATGGCGGCCAACATCTCCAGCGGCAACAACCAGAGCTACGACCCGGGCCACGGCACCCGCATCTTCCAGGGCACCAAGCCGGACGTGGTGATGATCCAGGAGTTCAACTACGGCTCCAACTCCGCCGCGGACATCCGCACCTTCGTCAACACGGCCTTCGGCTCCAACTTCTATTACTACCGCGAGACGGGCGCGCAGATCCCCAACGGCGTCATCAGCCGCTACCCCATCCTCGAGGCCGGTGAGTGGACGGACTCGCAGGTGAGCAACCGGGACTTCGCCTGGGCGCGCATCGACATCCCCGGGCCCAAGGACCTCTGGGTGGTGAGCGTGCACCTGCTCACCTCGGGCAGCGGCGTGCGCAACACCGAGGCCAACCAGCTCGTCAACTACATCAAGGGCAAGGTGCCCGCGGGCGACTACCTGTCCATCGGCGGTGACTTCAACTCGGACAGCCGCAGCGAGGCGCTCTTCTCCACGTTCTCCTCGCTCGTGTCCACGGCGAGCCCCTACCCGGCGGACAAGAACGGCAACACCAACACCAACGCGAGCCGGGGCAAGCCGTACGACCACGTGCTGGTGAGCAGCAACCTGCGCGCCTACCAGACGGCGACCGTGATTGGTGGCAGCTCCTTCGCGGGCGGCCTGGTGGTGGACACGCGCGTGTACTCGCCCCTGTCGGAGATCTCCCCCGCGCAGAGCGGCGACAGCGGCTCCACCAACATGCAGCACATGGCCATCATCAAGGACTTCCTCGTGCCCTCGGACACGGTGAGCGCGGCCGTCACGGTGACGTCGCCCAACGGCGGTGAGAGCTGGACGGTGGGCAGCGCCCAGGCCATCACCTGGACGGCCTCGGGCGTGACGAACGTGAAGCTGGAGTACACCCTCAACGGCTCCACCTGGACCACCCTCACCTCCAGCACCGCCGCCAGCACCGGCCGCTACGCCTGGACCGTGCCCTCCACCGCCACCACCACCGCCCGCGTGCGCGTGAGCGATGCCGCCAACTCGGCCACCACCGACACGAGCGATGGCGCCTTCGCCCTCACCACCTCCAGCGGCGGCGGCACGGGCAGCGCGCGGCTCATCCTCAACGAGGTGCTCGCCAACGAGGCGGGCTCGGACGTGAACGGCGAGTTCATCGAGATCGTCAACACGGGCGGCAGCGCGGCGGACCTCTCCGGCTACACGCTCTCGGACGCCACGAGCGTGCGCCACACCTTCGCCAGCGGCACCTCGCTCGCCGCGGGCAAGGCGATCGTCGTCTTCGGCGGCGCCTCGGGCATTGGCTCCACGCCCAACGCCGTGGCCGCCACCACCGGCCAGCTCAACCTGAGCAACAGCGGGGACACCGTGACGCTCAAGAGCGCGGCGGGCGCCACGGTCGACACCGTCACCTACTCCTCGTCGCTGGCGGGCACCGACGGCGTGTCCTTCAACCGCGGCCCGGACATCACCGGCACGGGCTACGTGCTGCACACGAGCCTGTCGAGCGCCGCGTCCTCCGCGGGCACGAAGGCCGACGGCTCGGCGTTCTAG